ACAGATTAATACCTCTTGAATCGGAGCTGCTCCACCTCGAACATTACCTTTACATAGAAAAATTACGTTTTGGTGATAGAGTCAATGTAGAATATAATTTGAAGTGCAGGAGTTTTATGCTGCCAGCCCTCACAATCCAGCCGATGGTGGAGAATGCGGTTAAGCACGGCATCAGCCTAAAGCCAGGCGGCGGCACAATTTCTGTATCGACCTTCGAGGAACGCGCTGGCTTTGTCGTGGAGGTGGCTGATGACGGAATCGGCTTTGCGCCGGAGATGTTCAAGGAGGGCGGGCGCAGTCACATCGGAATAGAGAACACGAAAAGCCGCCTTAAGTTTATGTGTGGCGGTTCGCTTGCAATAACCAGTGCGCCCGGTGCAGGAACGAAGGCTGTAATATACATACCTAAAGAGGTGAAGGGATGAAGGTAATCGTAGTTGACGATGAAGAACTTTTGCTTGAAGATCTTCTGCTGCAGCTTCAAGAAGTACCGTCCGTCATTTCAACGGTCGGTTTTACCGACCCTGAAAAGGCATTGGAATATATTTTGCATAATGAGGTGCATGTTGCCTTTCTGGATATAAATATGTGCGGTATGGACGGACTGACTCTTGCCGCACATATCCAGCGTGAAAAACCCGCGGTCTCGATAATCTTTCTCACCGGGTACGGCGAATACGCGGTGGATGCCTTCAAACTGCGGGCTTCCGGATATATCATGAAGCCCGCAAATAGCGAGGATATAATCACCGAGCTTTCAAATCTGCGCCCGGTGGGGCCGCGGCATGATCTTGGCCGCCTCCGCGTGCAGACCTTTGGCTGTTTTGAGGTCTTCGCGAACGGAGCGCCGCTGCGCTTCAGCCGTTCGCGCTCCAAAGAGCTATTTGCCTACCTTGTGGATCGCCGGGGCGCCTCCGTATCTATCGCCGAGCTTGCCTCGGCACTCTGGGAAGAGCGGGATTTTGACAAGTCTCTGCGAAACCAGATACATACCTTCATGTCCGATATCGTAGCCGCGTTGAAGGCCGTCGGGGCCGCCGAGGTCGTGATAAAGCACAGAAACAGCTTCGCCGTTAATGTGGATGGCCTTGAATGCGACTACTACCGGTATCTTGAGGGCGATCCCCAGGCCGTTAAATCGTTCACCGGCGAGTATATGGCGAACTATAGCTGGGCGGAATATACGACGGCGCAGTTGGTGCGGAACCGGGAAGAGGGAGAGAACTAAAACTTTGCGGCGGCGAATGGATACCCGCCCTTAAGGCGAGCGGCATCGCCTGAGGGGCGGGGTTTTTTTGTCCGTGTGCGGCTGATTTAAGATTGGACAAATCTCAGGCGGATAAATAACCGCTTTTGTTTTTTTCGCGGCGGCCGTTATAATAACCTGTGAGAGAGTTGTCGGCTGGGGGAATGAGAAGGCTTCTGGATAAAATATCCGCGGATACGGCGGAATTTATAGAATGGCCGGTCGACCATGTGGCGGCAGAGGAGGCCTTACGGCCTGAATTGGCGGAGATGCGGATATACGACGCTCCGCTGATTGGTGTTGGCGCGGCTGATGACCCGCTTTTCGCGGAACGGCGGCGCGCATCGAGGGGCAGATGGCGGTAGCCGCGCTCGGCGGGTACATCAAGTCTCTTCTTGAGAGCGAGGAGTTTATGACTGTATTTCCAACCGCCGACAGCCGTTTCAGGATGCTGTACCCCTATGCCTCCGGCAAATGCCGGACGGGGGCCCTTGCGAAAGCAGGATGATGAAGGCGCGGCAGGTCCGGGGGAACGGAGGATGCCGCCGCCGAAAGGAATGGTATGGATGAGCGAAAAACTTGAATTTATGATCGTGGTCGATATGCAGAACGACTTTGTGAGCGGCAGCCTCGGCAGCGAAATGGCCCGCGCGATCGTGCCGGACGTCGCCGAAGCTGTGGAAAGATTTATCTCTGAGGACCGCGGGCGGCTAATATTCACGAAGGACACCCACGAAGAAAATTACCTGGAGACAAGCGAGGGCCGTCACCTCCCCGTACCGCACTGCGTCAGGGGAACGTGGGGAAACGAGATCATCCCGGAACTGGCCGGCTATGCCTCGCGCGAGGGGGCCGTCATCGTGGAGAAAAAGACCTTTGGAAGCGTCGGGCTCCCGGGGATCATCCGCGCCGCGGCAGCCGAAGACAAGGGGAAAAAGAGCGCGGACGGCACCGCCGGCGAATCTTTCGCCTTTTATCTTCTTGGGCTTTGCACCGATATCTGTGTCGTCAGCAACGCGCTGCTGCTCAAAGCGAATTTTCCCGAGGCGTCGTTCAGGGTGGACTCCCGCTGCTGCGCCGGCGTGACGCGAAAAAGCCACGAGGCGGCGCTGGAAACGATGAAGATGTGCCACATCGAGGTCGTATAAGCGGCCGTAAAGGCAGAGGCCGGTTAGGCCTCTGCCGGAAGTTCCCGCTCAGGTTCAGCACAGGCCGCCTGCCGTGACCTTTCCCGCCGTCATGCCGCGGGGCACGGCTCGGTCCCTCTTTCTCTCTCCATTGCGGCGTTTCGCGGCGCCGGGGCTTTCAGCGCCCGCAGCGCGTTAGCCACGGCGAGAAGCGCCACCCCGACGTCGGCGAAGATCGCGAACCAGACGGAGGCGTCGGCAAATATCGCGAGCAGCATCACCGCGACCTTGAAGCCGAGGGCCATCGCGATGTTTTCCCAGACGATCCGCTTCGTTTTGACGGCGATCCTGACGGCCGTCGCGATCTTGTCGACCTCGTCGGTCATTATCACCACGTCGGCCGCCTCTATCGCGGCGTCCGAACCGATGCCGCCCATCGCGATGCCGATATCGGCGCGGGTGAGGACCGGCGCGTCGTTGATCCCGTCGCCTACGAAGGCCGTCTTTTTCTCCTCGCCTGCCATCAGCTTCTCCAGCTCCGCCGTCTTATCCTGCGGCAGCAGCTCCGCGCGGACGGTGTCGATGCCGGCTTCGGCGGCCGTCTCCTTCGCGATCGCCGCGTTGTCTCCGGTCAGCATCACGAGGCGCGATATCCCGGCCGCGCGCAGGTCGTTCATCGCCGCGCGCACGCCCGGTTTGAGTTCGTTGGCGATCAGCAGGGCGCCGAGGTATTTCCCGTTGAGGGCGACATGCACGGCGGTCTTAGCGTATCCTCTCAATCCCCCGATGCCGATATCCTTCATGAGCTTTGTGTTTCCCGCGTAAAGGGTCCCCTCTTTGACGCGCGCTTCGATGCCCTTGCCTGCGAGCTCGCGCGCATCGGACCGCTCCGGCGCTTCGCCGCCGAAGGCCGCCATTATGGATCTCGCGATCGGATGATTTGACTGCGCCTCGGCCTCCGCGGCGCGTCGAAGCAGCTCCTCTTTGGAGACGCCCTCCGCGGGCAGCAGTTCCGTGACCTTGAAGACGCCGCGGGTCAGCGTGCCGGTCTTGTCAAAAGCGACCGTGCCGAGCCGGCTCATCGCATCCAGATAGGAGCTTCCCTTCACGAGGATGCCGCTGCGCGCCGCGCCGCCGATGCCGCCGAAGAAGCTGAGCGGGATCGAGAGGACGAGGGCGCAGGGGCATGAGATTATGAGGAAGGAGAGCGCCTTGTAAAACCACGCGGCAAACGTCCCGTAGCCGGCGAGCGGCGGCAGCAGCGCCACCAGCGCGGCGATACCGACGACGGCCGGAGTGTACCAGCGCGCGAACTTCGTGATGAACCTCTCCGTGGCGGATTTTTTGCTCGCCGCGCCGCGCACGAGCTCCAGTATCTTTGAGACGGTGGATTCCGAAAACGGCTTTGTCACGCGTATCTCCAAGGCCCCGTCCGTGCTTACGGAGCCCGAAAGCACCTCGTCGTCCGGCGCGGCGCGGCGAGGCACCGACTCCCCGGTCAGCGCTCTCGTATCAAGGAAAGATGTGCCGGAGAGCACGACGCCGTCAAGCGGTATCTTCTCTCCCGGCTTTACCGAGATCGTCTCGCCGACCATGACCTCCTCCGGGCTGACGGCGACTGTTTTGCCGCCGCGCAGCACGTTCGCGCGGTCGCTGCGGAGGTCCATGAGGCTCTCAATGCTGCGCT
The window above is part of the Cloacibacillus evryensis DSM 19522 genome. Proteins encoded here:
- a CDS encoding response regulator; its protein translation is MKVIVVDDEELLLEDLLLQLQEVPSVISTVGFTDPEKALEYILHNEVHVAFLDINMCGMDGLTLAAHIQREKPAVSIIFLTGYGEYAVDAFKLRASGYIMKPANSEDIITELSNLRPVGPRHDLGRLRVQTFGCFEVFANGAPLRFSRSRSKELFAYLVDRRGASVSIAELASALWEERDFDKSLRNQIHTFMSDIVAALKAVGAAEVVIKHRNSFAVNVDGLECDYYRYLEGDPQAVKSFTGEYMANYSWAEYTTAQLVRNREEGEN
- a CDS encoding cysteine hydrolase family protein, with amino-acid sequence MPPPKGMVWMSEKLEFMIVVDMQNDFVSGSLGSEMARAIVPDVAEAVERFISEDRGRLIFTKDTHEENYLETSEGRHLPVPHCVRGTWGNEIIPELAGYASREGAVIVEKKTFGSVGLPGIIRAAAAEDKGKKSADGTAGESFAFYLLGLCTDICVVSNALLLKANFPEASFRVDSRCCAGVTRKSHEAALETMKMCHIEVV
- a CDS encoding heavy metal translocating P-type ATPase, translating into MEHRHEIEHDHEHEEAHCCGHCHSREEGGGIKGTLIQLFAAFALAAAVAFAPLPPYAKAAGFAAAYLIAGWKVLLSSLRNIMKGEIFDENFLMSVASLGAFAIGEMAEAVAVMVFYGVGEMLQDSAVAKSKRSIESLMDLRSDRANVLRGGKTVAVSPEEVMVGETISVKPGEKIPLDGVVLSGTSFLDTRALTGESVPRRAAPDDEVLSGSVSTDGALEIRVTKPFSESTVSKILELVRGAASKKSATERFITKFARWYTPAVVGIAALVALLPPLAGYGTFAAWFYKALSFLIISCPCALVLSIPLSFFGGIGGAARSGILVKGSSYLDAMSRLGTVAFDKTGTLTRGVFKVTELLPAEGVSKEELLRRAAEAEAQSNHPIARSIMAAFGGEAPERSDARELAGKGIEARVKEGTLYAGNTKLMKDIGIGGLRGYAKTAVHVALNGKYLGALLIANELKPGVRAAMNDLRAAGISRLVMLTGDNAAIAKETAAEAGIDTVRAELLPQDKTAELEKLMAGEEKKTAFVGDGINDAPVLTRADIGIAMGGIGSDAAIEAADVVIMTDEVDKIATAVRIAVKTKRIVWENIAMALGFKVAVMLLAIFADASVWFAIFADVGVALLAVANALRALKAPAPRNAAMERERGTEPCPAA